Proteins encoded together in one Campylobacter concisus window:
- a CDS encoding Txe/YoeB family addiction module toxin produces the protein MSRDIKWDFDAWQDYLSWQNQDKNTLKRINELIKDMARDPFDGIGKPEALKGNLSGFYSRRINSEHRLVYAVDMTTIYIIACKGHYN, from the coding sequence ATGAGTAGAGATATAAAATGGGATTTTGACGCTTGGCAGGACTATCTATCTTGGCAAAATCAAGACAAAAATACATTAAAAAGGATAAATGAACTCATAAAAGATATGGCAAGAGATCCTTTTGATGGTATAGGCAAGCCCGAAGCGCTAAAAGGAAATTTATCTGGTTTTTATAGCAGAAGGATAAATAGCGAACACCGCTTGGTCTATGCAGTTGATATGACTACGATCTACATAATAGCCTGCAAAGGACATTATAATTAA
- a CDS encoding type II toxin-antitoxin system RelB/DinJ family antitoxin: protein MAQICLRVEDNIKKSAEAICKEMGLSMSSAVNIFLTKLVSERAIPFEVSAPDPFYKDENIAYLEKKMKDFKEGKLNFKEQELLS, encoded by the coding sequence ATGGCACAAATTTGCTTAAGAGTAGAAGATAATATTAAAAAATCAGCCGAGGCGATCTGCAAAGAGATGGGGCTTTCTATGTCGTCAGCTGTTAATATCTTTCTTACAAAGCTAGTCTCTGAAAGAGCTATCCCTTTTGAGGTTTCAGCTCCAGATCCATTTTATAAAGACGAAAACATAGCCTATCTTGAGAAAAAGATGAAAGACTTTAAAGAAGGAAAGCTAAATTTTAAAGAGCAGGAACTACTAAGCTAA